DNA from Asticcacaulis sp. ZE23SCel15:
CCGCGACCACCGCTGAGGATTTTTCGGTCAAGCAACTGCGCAAGATTCTGGACGATATGTTCTCAACCATGCGCGCCACTCTGGATTTGAATATCGACGATGAGATAGTGCTGGAAAAGCCGGTGGCGCGGGCACTGGTCAATCTGGTCTATATTGCGGGAGGGGCCTTGCCTTTGGGTGGGACTGCGAAGATCGATATGGCAAAAGACGGCGACGCCGTCACCTTCACCGCCCTGTCCACCGGCAAAAAGGCCCGCCTGAAACCCGAAGCGGTTGAGGGCTTAAGCGGTGATCCGCTCGGTGACGGCCTGTCGGGGCAGTGGATTCAGCCCTTCTGGCTCAACAGTGTAGTAAAGGAAGCCGGCGGCACCCTCACCTTCACCGCCGAAGAAGACCGGCTTGAGATCATTGTTAAGATGTAAAATATTCACCGCTTTGGTTAGTCAGGGCGGTGTTTTTTTGCACGGCGGTTTGCCCCCCTCCGTCACGCAGGAGAGTATGTTATCTACTTGCGTTCGCGATCTCTTGTTTTAGTGTGTCCCATTCACGTTTCAAAATTCGTTGACAAACCTCAACATATTTTGGGTTAGCTGCATATTTCTCAGAGATGACATTAGCATTTAGAAAGCCGTATAAACAATTTTGCAAGTCATCAAAGTCAGGATCAGAGGGATTCATAAGCAATTCAATCTTAGTCCCAAGTTCGTAAAATTCTCTTTCTGACGATTGGTTCAAATTTGGTGTAACGCCATAAGATTGAAACTTACTCATCGCATCACGCAAATTATTAATCCAAGCCTGTCTCATTTCAGCAATTTTCAATGCATGAGAAGAACGTAATTGTTTATTGAAATTACGCCATTGAAAAAGCAAAGTAACTACGACACCAATAAACGCAATCGTGGCAGCTATCAGAGGAACGACCCATATCCAGACAGGGCCGGAATTTGCAATTTGGGTCATTATTTTAATACCTTTCAAAAATTGCGCATTCAGAAGATGTAAGCTTATTTGAATTCACACTGCAATTCACACCTCATTAATCTTTTGCCAACGGTCTCTTAACCAAACCCTGTCTATACAGTTAATCCGGGGCCAAGGTGCGTCTGTGTAGGACGTACGGCTTAAAGAGTAACCTGACGGGGTATGCTGTGGACGATTTGATTGCCGAATTCCTGACCGAGACCGCCGAAAGCCTTGAGGTTGTCGATAGTGAACTGGTCAAGTTCGAAGCCAACCCTAATGAGCGCAAGACGCTCGATAATATTTTCCGCCTTGTGCACACGGTCAAAGGGACCTGTGGGTTCTTAGGCCTTGGGCGCCTCGAAGCGGTCGCCCACGCCGGTGAGACCCTGCTGGGCCGTTTCCGCGATGGCAAGCTGGAGGTCACCTCCGATGCCGTGACACTGGTGCTGCATTCGATCGACCGCATCAAGTTCATCCTGTCGGGTCTGGAATCGACCGGCAATGAACCGGACGGCGACGACCACGATCTGATCGCCCAACTGGAAGCCATGGCCGAAGGTCAGGCCGTTGACATCTCCGCCGTGCAGGCCGTCGAAGTGCCGGACCGCCCGATTGGCTCCGAGCCCGATCCGATTCTGGCCCCCGAAGTCGTCCAAAAAGAACCTGAGCGCAATTTGCGTCCCGGCGAAGTGTCCGAAGCCGAACTCGAAGCCGCCTTTGCGGCTGCCGAAGCCCCCGACTGGATGAACGAAGCCGTCGCCGAGGTTGAGCCTGAGCTGAGCGTCTCCGAAGTTGCCCCGGCTCCGGTTGCCGCAGCACCTGTGGCCGCCAAGGCCGCCCCCACCGCTTCGGATGCCCCAGCACCTGTAATGGGCGAAGACAATGCCATCGCCACCACCCAGTCGATCCGCGTGTCGGTCGATGTGCTGGAAGGGCTGATGACGTTGGTGTCGGAAATGGTTCTGACCCGCAACCAGTTGCTGCAAATTTCGCGCACCCGTGAAGATTCTGCCTTTGCCACCCCATTACAGCGTCTGTCGACCCTGACCGGTGAGTTGCAGGACAGTGTGATGAAAACCCGCATGCAGCCGATTGGCGCAGCCTGGAAAAAGCTGCCCCGTCTGGTGCGCGACTTAAGCCACGAACTGGGCAAGAAAATTGATCTGGTCATGGACGGTGAAGGCACCGAACTTGATAGACAAGTATTGGAACTTATCCGCGACCCATTGACCCACATGGTCCGCAACTCGGCCGATCACGGTTTGGAGCCAACGGCTGAGCGGGTTGAGCTGGGCAAACCGGCCAATGGTACGGTCAAGCTGTCGGCCTTCCACGAAGGCGGCTACATCG
Protein-coding regions in this window:
- the chpT gene encoding histidine phosphotransferase ChpT, which gives rise to MTFPEATVADTIDATEAEATPPRALPNPHELATQLIAKLCHDFISPTGAIVSGLDLLEDPSAQDMKEDAINLIKASSKKLVSIVYFARVAFGAATTAEDFSVKQLRKILDDMFSTMRATLDLNIDDEIVLEKPVARALVNLVYIAGGALPLGGTAKIDMAKDGDAVTFTALSTGKKARLKPEAVEGLSGDPLGDGLSGQWIQPFWLNSVVKEAGGTLTFTAEEDRLEIIVKM